The Myxococcota bacterium genome has a window encoding:
- a CDS encoding helix-turn-helix transcriptional regulator — protein sequence MELEQARGLSDRELEVAILLSRGRSGKEIAFATALSPSAVSRASHAAARKLGLGSRVELASAFAGLTAPEDAPAPARHTPDDLLSPTERQVAELATRGRTDAEIAAARRTSRRTVANQLQHVYRKLGVHSRTELASRLSA from the coding sequence GTGGAACTGGAGCAGGCCCGGGGCCTCTCGGACCGTGAGCTCGAAGTGGCGATCCTCCTGTCTCGCGGCCGGAGCGGCAAGGAGATCGCCTTCGCGACCGCGCTCTCTCCCAGCGCGGTCTCACGCGCCAGCCACGCCGCCGCGCGCAAGCTCGGGCTCGGCTCCCGGGTCGAGCTGGCGAGCGCCTTCGCCGGACTGACGGCCCCCGAGGACGCGCCCGCGCCAGCCCGGCATACACCCGATGACTTGCTCTCCCCGACCGAGCGCCAGGTGGCCGAGCTCGCGACCCGCGGCCGCACCGACGCCGAGATCGCCGCCGCCCGCCGCACCAGCCGCCGCACGGTCGCGAACCAGCTCCAGCACGTCTACCGCAAGCTCGGCGTGCACTCCCGCACCGAGCTCGCCTCGCGCCTGTCGGCCTGA